Within the Dechloromonas denitrificans genome, the region TACACCCTGTTTTAACATTGCGGCAGTCGAACGCGACACCGGGCTCTCCAAGGATGTCCTGCGGATGTGGGAGCGGCGCTACGGTTTCCCGATCCCGCATCGCGACGCGAACGGCGAGCGCAGCTACCCGACCGAGCAGGTGGACCGCCTGCGCCTGATCAAACGCTTGATGGACTTGGGCCACCGGCCGGGCAAGCTGATGGCGATGCCGAGCGAAGAACTGAGCTGCCTGGCACCGCGCCGTGCAACAGCACGTCCAGCCGCCGCAGCAGTGGCCGGCGAGGACCTCGCGCCCCTGCTCGCGCTGATCAAGCAACACGACAGCGCCGGCTATCAGCAGGCCATGCAGCAGTGCCTGGCCCGCCAGGGCCTGCAAGGTTTTGTCCAGGACACCATCGCGCCGCTCACCCAGCTAGTTGGCGAAGCCTGGGAAGATGGCCGTTTTGCCGTCTTCGAGGAGCACCTATTCACC harbors:
- a CDS encoding MerR family transcriptional regulator, producing the protein MNTPCFNIAAVERDTGLSKDVLRMWERRYGFPIPHRDANGERSYPTEQVDRLRLIKRLMDLGHRPGKLMAMPSEELSCLAPRRATARPAAAAVAGEDLAPLLALIKQHDSAGYQQAMQQCLARQGLQGFVQDTIAPLTQLVGEAWEDGRFAVFEEHLFTELTKRVLRQAIAALPDGKRSPRILLTSVPDEPHVLGLLMVEALFSLEGAECVPLGTQMPLLEIGRAATAHQADIVALSFSTAFAQRQIPGLLQQLRQVLPPAVALWVGGQGVQRLAGIDGVVLLTSFASANTALNEWRLTHA